From the genome of Campylobacter concisus, one region includes:
- a CDS encoding alpha/beta hydrolase, which translates to MVRAFKFLLFTLGVAQTLHAGPSQTPESLSQKAASKFEISTFKMSANNEIYKIFTAKLKGQNEFKNVLFLLDANAQFNMLLNEFDGKAAPLIIGIGYDTDKSYEVEKRTRDLTPKAEGEEFSKGGGADAFYHFLTKNLVPLIDEKFNVQDSQKSLYGHSFGGLFTLYALLKNEGVFSNFFIASPSLWWGESEILKQNVSEDKFKEKLKAKFVFLSVGELEKRKGKTDKAGILKASDLAQILKQSGVNSHFELFKNETHGSVIPLNLKELLKYLKD; encoded by the coding sequence GTAAGAGCGTTTAAATTTTTGCTTTTTACGCTTGGTGTGGCACAGACTTTGCACGCAGGACCTAGTCAAACGCCTGAGTCATTAAGCCAAAAAGCCGCTAGTAAATTTGAAATTTCAACCTTTAAAATGAGCGCAAATAATGAAATTTATAAAATTTTCACAGCCAAGCTGAAAGGGCAAAATGAGTTTAAAAATGTGCTTTTCTTGCTTGACGCAAACGCCCAGTTTAACATGCTCTTAAATGAATTTGATGGCAAGGCTGCACCGCTAATAATAGGCATAGGATATGACACAGACAAAAGCTATGAAGTAGAAAAACGCACAAGAGACCTCACGCCAAAGGCAGAGGGTGAGGAGTTTAGTAAAGGTGGTGGCGCAGATGCGTTTTACCACTTTTTAACTAAAAATTTAGTGCCGCTAATCGATGAGAAATTTAACGTGCAAGATAGTCAAAAAAGTCTTTATGGTCACTCTTTTGGCGGTCTTTTTACGCTCTATGCCTTACTAAAAAATGAGGGCGTATTTTCAAATTTCTTTATCGCTTCGCCATCTCTTTGGTGGGGTGAATCTGAAATTTTAAAGCAAAACGTGAGTGAGGATAAATTTAAAGAGAAGCTAAAGGCCAAATTTGTCTTTCTTAGCGTTGGTGAGCTTGAAAAGAGAAAGGGCAAAACAGACAAAGCTGGCATTTTAAAGGCGAGCGATCTAGCCCAAATTTTAAAGCAAAGCGGCGTAAATTCTCACTTTGAGCTTTTTAAAAATGAAACCCATGGCAGCGTCATACCTCTAAATTTAAAAGAGCTTTTAAAATATCTAAAGGATTAA
- a CDS encoding RNA-binding S4 domain-containing protein — MRVDKFLNVVNITKRRAVSEDMCKSGVVSINGVQAKAAKDVKVGDVVSIKFLTREARYEVLAIPTTKSIPKSTQSEYIKEL, encoded by the coding sequence ATGAGAGTAGATAAATTTTTAAACGTAGTAAATATCACCAAAAGGCGTGCCGTTAGCGAAGATATGTGCAAAAGCGGCGTTGTGAGTATCAACGGCGTGCAGGCAAAAGCGGCAAAAGATGTTAAGGTTGGCGATGTGGTTAGCATCAAATTTCTAACGCGTGAGGCGAGATACGAGGTGCTAGCGATCCCAACTACAAAAAGCATACCAAAAAGCACTCAAAGCGAATATATAAAAGAGCTTTGA
- the tsaE gene encoding tRNA (adenosine(37)-N6)-threonylcarbamoyltransferase complex ATPase subunit type 1 TsaE yields MVFELLENELDRLVQVLPKSGVVLLSGDLASGKTTLVKAIIKAHGIDESVTSPTFSLMQIYGKDIYHYDIYQIGFDGMAKNGLFENLFEEGLHLVEWSDENLEKALKKNGESYTLVKISPSKNGRKYEVISA; encoded by the coding sequence ATGGTTTTTGAGCTTTTAGAAAATGAGCTAGACCGGCTTGTGCAGGTGCTACCAAAAAGTGGCGTGGTGCTACTAAGTGGCGATCTAGCAAGTGGCAAAACGACGCTTGTAAAGGCGATCATCAAGGCTCATGGCATAGATGAGAGCGTGACGTCGCCTACGTTTTCTTTGATGCAAATTTATGGTAAAGATATCTACCACTACGACATTTATCAGATCGGATTTGACGGGATGGCAAAAAACGGCCTTTTTGAAAATTTGTTTGAAGAGGGGCTTCATCTAGTAGAGTGGAGCGATGAAAATTTAGAAAAAGCTTTAAAGAAAAACGGCGAGAGCTATACGTTAGTAAAAATTTCTCCTAGCAAAAATGGCAGAAAATACGAGGTTATAAGTGCATAA
- the lptB gene encoding LPS export ABC transporter ATP-binding protein: protein MHKLEVKDLKKTIKKSEIIKGISLEVNSGEVVGLLGPNGAGKTTTFYMICGLISPTSGDVFLNDEKITNVPLHKRAHLGIGYLPQESSIFKELSVEENLLLGAEILNQSEEEIAKRVNEMLNMLNIEPIRLRKGVSLSGGERRRCEIARSLIIKPKFLLLDEPFAGVDPIAVSDIQSIVRDLKKLGIGVLITDHNVRETLAICDRAYVIKDGSLLASGSASEVANNKLVRTHYLGEEFKLLE, encoded by the coding sequence GTGCATAAACTAGAAGTAAAAGATCTAAAAAAGACGATAAAGAAAAGTGAGATCATAAAAGGTATATCTTTAGAGGTAAATAGCGGCGAAGTGGTGGGGCTTCTTGGGCCAAATGGTGCTGGAAAGACGACTACTTTTTATATGATTTGCGGACTCATCTCGCCAACTAGCGGAGATGTTTTTTTAAATGACGAAAAGATCACAAACGTGCCACTTCACAAAAGAGCGCACCTTGGTATTGGCTATTTGCCGCAAGAGTCAAGCATATTTAAAGAGCTAAGTGTCGAAGAAAATTTACTTCTTGGGGCTGAAATTTTAAATCAAAGCGAAGAAGAGATAGCAAAAAGAGTAAATGAGATGCTAAATATGCTAAATATCGAGCCTATTCGCCTAAGAAAGGGTGTTAGCCTAAGTGGTGGCGAGCGTAGACGCTGTGAGATAGCTAGAAGCCTCATCATAAAGCCAAAATTTTTGCTGCTTGATGAGCCATTTGCAGGCGTCGATCCTATCGCAGTTAGCGACATCCAAAGTATTGTTAGAGACCTTAAAAAGCTAGGTATCGGCGTTTTGATAACCGACCACAACGTTCGTGAGACGCTAGCTATTTGTGACAGAGCCTACGTCATCAAAGATGGCTCGCTACTAGCAAGCGGCAGTGCGAGCGAAGTGGCAAACAACAAGCTCGTTAGAACGCACTATCTTGGCGAAGAATTTAAGCTGCTTGAGTAG
- a CDS encoding RNA polymerase factor sigma-54, producing MLRQKQTLAPKIKLNQTLRSWLPILQSGLDELKETLEPFIKDNPFATIEHKNLEKSEKKRNFFEQVSKNSVSESIEALSIYKESLYEKLVSQINPPLFPTQKSQDIAYKIIECLDDEGYFSYDNEIFADFCESEVERVRARFAYLEPCGVGAKDVKDSFLFQLSEVEASDEIIECAKKIILNFENIEKLRKLKFYDDALKIIKKFKNPPAIEYLEDEKEAVPDIFVLSTSSGISVQINDEYYPEILVDTEGLDEKEAFVSSRIKEASELIDALEMRKATLYKIGLMIVEYQYDYFLGGDIKPMKLKDLADELGRNPSTISRAIANKYLSCSRGTVALKNFFSTGFDDETSNAAIKEFLLELIKNEDHKKPLSDLKIQELIQAKFNIQIVRRTITKYRKILNIGSSSQRKRVYQING from the coding sequence ATGCTAAGGCAAAAGCAAACTTTAGCGCCAAAGATTAAGCTAAACCAAACGCTACGAAGTTGGCTTCCTATACTTCAAAGCGGGCTTGATGAGCTAAAAGAGACGCTTGAGCCTTTTATAAAAGACAATCCATTTGCCACAATTGAGCATAAAAATTTAGAAAAAAGCGAGAAAAAGCGAAATTTTTTCGAGCAGGTTAGCAAAAACTCGGTTAGCGAGAGCATCGAGGCTTTAAGCATCTATAAAGAAAGCCTCTATGAAAAGCTCGTTAGCCAGATAAATCCGCCACTTTTCCCCACGCAAAAGTCTCAAGATATCGCATATAAGATCATCGAGTGCTTAGACGATGAGGGCTATTTTTCCTATGATAATGAAATTTTTGCTGATTTTTGCGAGAGCGAGGTGGAGCGAGTTAGGGCGAGATTTGCCTACCTTGAGCCATGTGGAGTGGGCGCAAAAGATGTGAAAGATAGCTTTTTGTTTCAGCTAAGCGAGGTAGAGGCAAGTGATGAGATCATAGAGTGTGCGAAAAAGATTATCTTAAATTTTGAAAATATAGAAAAGCTTAGAAAACTTAAATTTTACGACGATGCGCTAAAGATTATAAAAAAATTTAAAAATCCCCCGGCCATTGAGTATCTCGAAGATGAAAAAGAGGCGGTGCCTGATATCTTCGTGCTAAGCACAAGCAGTGGCATAAGTGTGCAGATAAATGATGAGTACTATCCAGAAATTTTGGTTGATACCGAGGGATTAGACGAGAAAGAGGCTTTTGTAAGCTCGCGCATAAAAGAGGCAAGCGAGCTCATAGACGCACTTGAGATGAGAAAAGCGACGCTTTATAAGATAGGGCTTATGATAGTTGAGTACCAGTATGACTACTTCTTGGGCGGCGACATAAAGCCCATGAAGCTAAAAGACCTAGCAGACGAGCTTGGGCGCAACCCTTCAACCATATCAAGAGCGATCGCAAACAAATATCTAAGCTGTTCAAGAGGTACGGTCGCACTTAAAAATTTCTTTTCAACTGGCTTTGACGATGAGACCTCAAACGCTGCGATAAAGGAATTTTTGCTAGAGCTTATCAAAAATGAAGACCACAAAAAGCCACTTTCTGATCTAAAAATCCAAGAGCTCATACAAGCTAAATTTAACATCCAAATCGTTCGCCGAACCATCACAAAATACCGCAAAATCCTAAATATCGGAAGCTCAAGCCAGCGAAAAAGAGTCTATCAGATAAACGGCTAA
- a CDS encoding RNA polymerase subunit sigma — translation MNGEMFNICAIIVAVKQAIKSNSPILYNGTSYENSINFHFLSDHRANGVNEWFEHALKLGLRDVRLTANLTGSSDERLLLSFSNSTAKSIICIFKEHISCFVPYWKYNKDQRDWNIVYKEIGLEKDVNLENFSDNTEAFMAILTKIAAFADEIECENFGECFRRALKSLRSSSNDDQKIFNAPLMPKKNLALFAAASLADVFGGMGSWNDDAAGMAQYKKRGKEYEELSSELFAQMRKAILFAVNEW, via the coding sequence ATGAATGGTGAAATGTTTAATATATGCGCCATTATTGTTGCCGTAAAGCAGGCCATAAAGTCAAATTCTCCTATCCTATATAATGGCACTAGCTACGAAAATAGTATAAATTTTCACTTTCTCTCAGATCATAGGGCAAATGGCGTAAATGAGTGGTTTGAGCATGCATTAAAGCTTGGATTGAGAGATGTAAGACTTACTGCAAATTTAACTGGCTCATCAGATGAACGTTTATTGCTTAGCTTTTCAAACTCTACCGCAAAATCGATCATTTGCATTTTTAAAGAGCACATAAGCTGCTTCGTGCCCTACTGGAAATACAACAAAGATCAAAGAGACTGGAACATAGTATATAAAGAAATTGGTCTTGAAAAAGATGTTAATTTAGAAAATTTTAGCGACAACACAGAAGCTTTTATGGCCATACTTACCAAGATAGCAGCCTTTGCAGATGAGATAGAGTGTGAGAATTTTGGTGAGTGTTTTCGCAGGGCATTAAAATCACTTAGATCTTCAAGCAATGATGATCAAAAGATATTTAATGCACCGCTTATGCCAAAGAAAAATTTAGCTCTTTTTGCTGCGGCAAGCTTGGCTGATGTCTTTGGCGGTATGGGCTCTTGGAACGACGATGCAGCGGGCATGGCACAATATAAAAAACGTGGCAAAGAGTACGAAGAGCTTAGTAGCGAACTTTTTGCACAGATGCGCAAGGCCATACTTTTTGCTGTAAATGAGTGGTAG
- a CDS encoding adenylosuccinate lyase, with protein MKVTQTLESLSILTDNDTLFRELRDMISRNFTKILSNKNKVISFYEESEIPQRKCFLKFIKKLYEKQSDDKLDIRFANYKTIKLGFVQKNTLTPVISLNVNFVKNEVKFELKDALCRDFASYISESLAKSNIAFSKNDDFLNITISNDNDINTLNKLLYKRNYPKFSVNFIYDEKDYKAFKQGIKIKSSSKFVSRFSVLANLLEENFEILGCKKDDDFETIRQSYLSLVNIYHPDRHANKNPLIQEEYAKKFKNIQSAYESLKPYFKNQENFVMVG; from the coding sequence ATGAAAGTTACGCAAACATTAGAATCTCTAAGCATTTTAACTGATAATGACACTTTGTTTCGTGAGCTTAGAGATATGATAAGCAGAAATTTTACAAAAATTTTATCTAATAAAAATAAGGTTATTTCGTTTTATGAAGAGAGCGAAATCCCACAACGCAAGTGCTTTTTAAAATTTATAAAAAAACTTTATGAAAAGCAAAGTGATGATAAGCTTGATATTCGTTTTGCAAACTATAAAACCATAAAGCTTGGCTTTGTTCAAAAAAATACCCTAACTCCAGTCATTAGTCTAAACGTAAATTTTGTAAAAAATGAAGTCAAATTTGAACTAAAAGATGCACTTTGCAGAGACTTTGCTAGCTATATCAGCGAGAGTCTGGCAAAAAGCAATATTGCTTTTAGCAAAAATGATGATTTTTTAAACATCACCATCTCAAATGACAACGACATAAACACATTAAACAAACTACTCTACAAAAGAAACTATCCAAAATTTAGCGTAAATTTTATCTATGATGAAAAAGACTACAAAGCCTTTAAACAAGGCATAAAAATAAAAAGCTCATCTAAATTTGTAAGCAGATTTTCTGTGCTTGCAAATTTACTTGAGGAAAATTTTGAGATTTTAGGTTGCAAAAAAGATGATGACTTTGAAACTATCAGGCAAAGCTATCTTTCACTCGTAAATATCTATCACCCAGACAGGCACGCCAACAAAAATCCTCTCATACAAGAAGAATACGCAAAGAAATTTAAAAATATTCAATCTGCTTATGAGAGCCTAAAACCATACTTTAAAAATCAAGAAAATTTTGTGATGGTTGGCTAG
- a CDS encoding imidazole glycerol phosphate synthase, translating to MDFQNIQKQILVLKESLTALEQNSEHEIGLAVGVVEFNKNADELKKKLANLKGESDFFKSVFNTEDYYENISTYLEQIKRSLNYKIEKNGVSFKANENLQESYVAILNIIEILVAEYQIQNKNKAKNLFSRTTDTTQIKSILAELNTLQERIHNVLHIHSRIVSNVILQNFKIIYTFFYNCIKAAKQRKDELLLVEIAGITDKIITMIKPVFSAKILNTNELIYHYLIFELKELKACAIGEELV from the coding sequence ATGGATTTTCAAAATATTCAAAAACAAATTTTGGTACTAAAAGAAAGTTTGACAGCATTAGAACAAAATAGTGAGCACGAGATCGGGTTGGCAGTTGGGGTTGTTGAGTTTAATAAAAACGCTGATGAACTTAAAAAAAAGCTTGCAAATTTAAAAGGTGAAAGCGATTTCTTTAAAAGTGTCTTCAATACAGAGGACTATTATGAAAACATTAGTACTTATTTGGAGCAGATAAAGAGAAGCTTAAATTATAAAATTGAGAAAAACGGTGTGAGCTTTAAGGCAAATGAAAATTTACAAGAAAGCTATGTCGCCATTTTAAATATAATAGAAATTTTGGTAGCAGAGTATCAAATACAAAACAAAAATAAAGCGAAAAATCTCTTTTCTAGGACAACAGATACTACTCAAATAAAATCAATACTTGCGGAGCTAAATACTCTACAAGAGCGCATACATAATGTTTTGCATATTCATTCTAGGATAGTTTCAAATGTTATTTTGCAAAATTTTAAGATAATTTATACGTTCTTTTATAATTGTATTAAGGCTGCAAAGCAACGCAAAGATGAGCTTTTACTGGTGGAGATCGCGGGTATAACTGACAAGATAATAACTATGATAAAACCAGTCTTTAGTGCAAAAATTTTAAACACAAATGAGCTTATTTATCACTACTTAATCTTTGAGCTAAAAGAACTAAAAGCTTGTGCGATAGGCGAGGAGCTAGTTTAA